The following are encoded in a window of Ferribacterium limneticum genomic DNA:
- the trpC gene encoding indole-3-glycerol phosphate synthase TrpC — MSDILNKIIATKREEIAAALAVKPLAVVEEEAAAQPAPRDFVGAIRNKISHGQPGIIAEIKKASPSKGVIRPDFHPADIARSYEQHGAACLSVLTDRQYFQGCPEYLQAARASCALPVLRKDFMVDAYQVAEARAMGADAILLIAAALTLAEMQALEAQAHAYGMAVLVEVHNGEELDAALQLQTPLLGINNRNLRTFDVTLATTLGLLSRIPADKIVVTESGILSPEDVALMRKNKVQAFLVGEAFMRAPEPGSELARLFA; from the coding sequence ATGAGCGACATCCTCAACAAGATCATCGCCACCAAGCGCGAAGAGATCGCCGCCGCGCTGGCCGTCAAACCGCTCGCCGTCGTTGAGGAAGAGGCCGCTGCCCAGCCCGCACCGCGCGATTTCGTCGGTGCTATCCGCAACAAGATTTCCCACGGTCAACCGGGAATAATCGCCGAAATCAAAAAGGCCAGCCCGTCGAAAGGCGTCATCCGTCCCGACTTCCACCCGGCCGACATCGCCCGCAGCTACGAACAGCACGGCGCCGCCTGCCTGTCGGTGCTGACCGACCGCCAATACTTCCAAGGCTGCCCGGAATACCTGCAAGCTGCCCGCGCCTCCTGCGCGCTGCCCGTGCTGCGCAAGGACTTCATGGTCGACGCCTATCAGGTCGCCGAAGCCCGCGCCATGGGCGCCGACGCCATCCTGCTCATCGCCGCCGCGCTGACGCTTGCGGAAATGCAAGCGCTCGAAGCGCAGGCCCACGCCTACGGCATGGCCGTGCTGGTCGAAGTGCACAACGGCGAAGAGCTCGATGCCGCCCTGCAACTCCAGACCCCGCTGCTCGGTATCAACAATCGCAACCTGCGTACCTTCGACGTCACGCTAGCCACCACCCTCGGCCTGCTGTCGCGCATCCCTGCCGACAAGATCGTCGTCACCGAAAGCGGCATCCTGTCCCCCGAAGACGTAGCACTGATGCGCAAAAACAAGGTTCAGGCCTTCCTCGTCGGCGAAGCCTTCATGCGGGCGCCGGAGCCGGGTTCCGAGTTGGCAAGGCTGTTTGCCTGA
- the trpD gene encoding anthranilate phosphoribosyltransferase, translated as MTPQAALQRVIEHREIFHDEMVSLMQQIMGGEVTPVMIAAIITGLRVKKETIGEIAAAATVMRELSTKVEIADTSRLVDTCGTGGDGAHTFNISTTAMFVAAAAGAQIAKHGGRSVSSSSGSADVLEALGVNLNLKPEQVAQCIAETGIGFMFAPNHHSAMKHAAPVRRELGVRTIFNILGPLTNPANAPQQVMGVFHPDLVGIQVRVLQRLGSNRALTVFGREGLDEISISGQTLVGELKDGRVSEYEIHPEQFNLPVHDPKVLQVANIEESKAVLLATLDNKPGAARDIVALNAGASIYVAGQAATLADGVDQAFEMLASGAARAKLEQFVAATKKLA; from the coding sequence ATGACCCCGCAAGCCGCCCTCCAGCGTGTCATCGAACACCGCGAAATTTTCCACGACGAAATGGTTTCCCTGATGCAGCAAATCATGGGCGGTGAAGTCACGCCGGTCATGATCGCCGCCATCATCACCGGCCTGCGCGTAAAAAAGGAAACCATCGGCGAAATCGCCGCCGCCGCCACGGTGATGCGCGAGTTGTCGACCAAGGTCGAAATTGCCGACACCAGCCGCCTGGTCGATACCTGCGGCACCGGTGGCGATGGCGCCCACACCTTCAATATCTCGACCACTGCCATGTTCGTCGCCGCCGCGGCTGGTGCGCAAATCGCCAAGCACGGCGGTCGCTCGGTTTCCAGTTCCTCCGGCAGCGCCGACGTGCTCGAAGCGCTGGGCGTCAATCTCAACCTGAAACCCGAGCAAGTCGCCCAGTGCATCGCCGAAACCGGCATCGGGTTCATGTTTGCGCCCAATCACCACAGCGCCATGAAACACGCCGCACCGGTCCGTCGCGAACTTGGCGTGCGCACCATCTTCAATATCCTCGGCCCGCTGACCAACCCGGCCAACGCGCCGCAACAGGTCATGGGCGTATTCCACCCCGATCTCGTAGGCATCCAGGTCCGCGTCCTGCAACGCCTCGGCAGCAACCGGGCGCTGACCGTCTTTGGTCGCGAAGGCCTCGACGAAATCTCCATCTCCGGCCAGACGCTGGTTGGTGAACTGAAAGACGGCCGCGTCAGCGAATACGAAATCCATCCCGAACAGTTCAACCTGCCGGTGCATGACCCGAAAGTGCTGCAAGTCGCCAACATCGAGGAGTCGAAAGCCGTCCTGCTCGCCACCCTCGACAACAAGCCCGGCGCCGCCCGCGACATCGTCGCCCTCAACGCCGGCGCCAGCATCTACGTGGCCGGACAGGCCGCAACCCTGGCTGATGGCGTCGATCAGGCATTTGAAATGCTCGCCTCGGGCGCTGCCCGGGCCAAGCTCGAACAGTTCGTTGCCGCTACGAAGAAACTCGCATGA
- a CDS encoding aminodeoxychorismate/anthranilate synthase component II: MLLMVDNYDSFTYNIVQYFGELGQDVKVFRNDAITVEEIARLKPEYLVISPGPCAPAQAGISLAAIREFAGKIPLLGVCLGHQSIGEAFGGKIVHAKQLMHGKVSPVHHKDVGVFKGLPNPLTCTRYHSLAIERESLPDCLDITAWTDDGEIMGVRHKTLAVEGVQFHPESILTERGHDLLKNFLDEFKQ, translated from the coding sequence ATGCTTCTGATGGTGGATAACTACGATAGCTTCACCTACAACATCGTCCAGTACTTCGGCGAACTGGGCCAGGACGTGAAGGTATTTCGCAACGACGCCATCACGGTCGAAGAAATCGCCCGTCTCAAGCCCGAATATCTGGTGATTTCCCCCGGCCCCTGCGCCCCGGCCCAGGCCGGTATTTCGCTGGCGGCGATCCGCGAATTTGCCGGCAAGATTCCGTTGCTTGGCGTCTGTCTCGGCCACCAGTCCATCGGCGAAGCCTTCGGCGGCAAGATCGTGCACGCCAAGCAGCTCATGCACGGCAAAGTCTCGCCCGTGCATCACAAGGATGTTGGCGTCTTCAAAGGCTTGCCCAATCCGCTGACTTGCACGCGCTACCACTCGCTGGCAATCGAGCGCGAATCGCTGCCCGATTGCCTAGACATTACTGCCTGGACCGACGACGGCGAAATCATGGGAGTTCGCCACAAGACGCTGGCTGTCGAAGGTGTCCAGTTCCACCCTGAATCCATCCTGACCGAACGCGGTCACGACCTGCTCAAGAACTTTTTGGACGAATTCAAGCAATGA
- a CDS encoding O-linked N-acetylglucosamine transferase, SPINDLY family protein translates to MANAQGQYSVAVGWCQQAIRRMPKSPEAWYNLGIAYRGLGQGKQSIAALKQSSSLTRDNSDAQNSIGFQFLELGALREAEQCLRRALSLAPRFAFAHSNLGMLYEKEGRLEEAESSFKKALEIQPDLAQAYINLSAVLNRQKKYELAEVVARKSLEINPKSVETWRNRGAAFLDQEKYIDAIPCFLESLRLDPNGESLLSGARSGEIQEQAWSLYGDRVLGNLLSARMHICDWSSFAETLDVVVQQIANGRRVISPFPILALTDDPAVHRQVAAQYVQDEAPGCSDLGLEIKPPCHEKLRIGYYSADFQNHATMYLMAELFELHDKNKFELIGFSFGPDIQDEMRARVSAAFDQFIDVRHRSDKEVAQLSRDLEIDIAVDLKGYTKDARSGIFAYRAAPVQVNYLGYPGTMAASYMDYIVADRVLIPEESQVFYAEKVVYLPDSYQVNDTRRQISPREFTRAELGFPASGFVFACFNNNHKITPSVFEGWMRILKRVPGSVLWLFKANPDAAANLRHEASVHGVDSERLVFAERVPLPEHLARIALADLFLDTLPYNAHTTTSDALWAGLPVLTCLGQSFAARVAASLLNAIGLSELITTTQQDYENLAVELASTPDRLQSIKQKLARNRLAAPLFDAKKFTGHLETAYKAIHERFRAGLSPGHIYLAQDARGAE, encoded by the coding sequence ATGGCCAACGCCCAAGGTCAATATTCAGTGGCTGTCGGCTGGTGTCAGCAGGCGATTCGCCGAATGCCCAAATCGCCGGAGGCTTGGTATAACCTTGGCATCGCTTATCGCGGTTTGGGTCAAGGCAAACAGTCGATTGCTGCCCTGAAACAGTCGTCCTCCCTGACGCGCGACAATTCCGACGCCCAGAACAGTATCGGCTTTCAGTTTCTCGAGCTTGGAGCCTTGCGCGAGGCCGAGCAATGCCTCAGGCGAGCGCTATCGCTGGCCCCACGCTTTGCCTTTGCGCATTCGAATTTGGGGATGCTGTACGAAAAAGAAGGGCGACTTGAGGAGGCGGAGTCATCGTTCAAAAAAGCGCTTGAGATTCAGCCTGATCTTGCCCAGGCCTACATAAACCTGAGTGCCGTCTTGAACCGGCAAAAAAAATATGAGCTTGCCGAGGTGGTCGCCCGCAAATCTCTCGAAATCAACCCGAAGTCCGTTGAAACTTGGAGAAATCGAGGTGCGGCATTTTTGGATCAGGAAAAATATATCGACGCCATCCCCTGCTTTCTCGAAAGCCTTCGGCTAGACCCCAATGGGGAAAGCCTGTTGTCTGGCGCTCGGAGCGGAGAGATTCAAGAGCAGGCTTGGAGTCTGTACGGCGATAGAGTTCTGGGTAACTTGCTCAGTGCACGAATGCATATTTGTGACTGGAGCAGTTTTGCTGAAACCCTAGATGTGGTTGTTCAGCAGATAGCGAATGGCAGGCGAGTTATTTCTCCCTTCCCCATTCTGGCGCTAACGGATGATCCGGCTGTGCATCGCCAAGTTGCGGCTCAATATGTGCAGGATGAAGCACCCGGGTGCAGCGACCTTGGGCTGGAGATAAAGCCGCCATGCCACGAAAAGCTACGTATTGGCTATTACTCGGCAGATTTTCAAAATCACGCCACGATGTATCTGATGGCAGAGTTATTTGAGCTGCATGACAAGAACAAATTTGAACTGATCGGATTTTCATTCGGGCCGGATATCCAGGATGAAATGCGGGCGCGGGTATCAGCAGCATTTGATCAGTTTATTGATGTTCGCCATCGCTCCGACAAGGAGGTGGCGCAGCTTTCTCGCGACTTGGAAATCGATATTGCCGTGGATCTCAAGGGGTATACCAAAGACGCCAGGTCGGGGATTTTTGCTTACAGGGCGGCACCTGTACAGGTGAATTATCTGGGCTATCCGGGAACGATGGCGGCGAGCTATATGGATTACATTGTTGCTGACCGGGTGCTCATTCCCGAAGAAAGTCAGGTTTTCTATGCCGAGAAAGTCGTCTATCTGCCTGATAGTTATCAAGTAAATGATACCCGGCGACAAATTTCCCCCAGAGAATTTACGCGCGCTGAACTTGGCTTTCCCGCCAGTGGTTTTGTATTTGCCTGTTTCAACAATAACCACAAGATTACACCGTCAGTTTTTGAAGGCTGGATGCGGATTCTCAAGCGGGTTCCTGGTTCGGTATTGTGGCTTTTCAAGGCCAATCCGGACGCCGCGGCCAATCTGCGCCATGAAGCGTCTGTGCATGGCGTAGATTCGGAGCGGCTGGTGTTTGCAGAGCGCGTGCCGCTACCCGAACACCTGGCACGCATTGCTTTGGCGGATTTGTTTCTGGATACACTGCCCTACAATGCCCACACCACGACAAGCGATGCGCTGTGGGCCGGGTTGCCTGTGCTGACCTGTCTCGGCCAATCCTTTGCGGCGCGGGTGGCGGCCAGTCTGCTGAACGCAATCGGCCTTTCCGAGCTCATCACGACGACGCAACAGGATTACGAAAATCTGGCTGTCGAATTGGCGAGCACGCCGGATCGGCTTCAGTCCATCAAGCAAAAACTTGCCCGGAACCGACTTGCCGCACCCCTGTTTGATGCCAAAAAGTTTACCGGTCATCTCGAAACGGCTTACAAAGCGATACATGAGCGATTTCGTGCCGGTTTGTCGCCGGGGCACATTTATTTGGCGCAGGATGCGCGGGGCGCGGAGTAA
- a CDS encoding glycosyltransferase family 2 protein, with amino-acid sequence MSAELSIPPHSLSIVVPFYNEEDNIAPLVKRVHEALVGYNYPWELVLVDDGSSDATVDRAVQCSREYGPHVRVVELTRNFKQTAAMQAGIDAARGDVIVTMDGDLQNDPIDIPRMVARLINEDLDLVAGWRQNRQDGLFLRKIPSKIANKLIARMTGVHLRDYGCSLKAFRGSVIKSVRLYGEMHRFIPAWLATVTTPRRIAQEPTTHHARTAGVSKYGISRTFRVILDLIAVYFFMRFRARPGHFFGGIGLGLTALSGLIMTWLAWVKFGLGENIGGRPLLIVGIGMLIAGIHFITTGVLSELMARIYFESGTIRSYSARPERDLAADEGWHKSA; translated from the coding sequence ATGAGCGCCGAACTTTCGATTCCCCCACATAGCCTTTCCATCGTCGTCCCGTTCTACAACGAGGAAGACAATATCGCGCCGCTGGTCAAGCGCGTGCATGAGGCGCTGGTTGGTTACAACTACCCGTGGGAGCTGGTGCTGGTCGATGACGGCAGCAGCGACGCCACCGTGGATCGTGCCGTGCAGTGTTCGCGCGAATACGGCCCGCACGTTCGCGTTGTTGAGCTGACGCGCAACTTCAAGCAGACCGCCGCCATGCAGGCTGGTATCGATGCGGCGCGTGGCGACGTGATCGTGACCATGGACGGCGATTTGCAGAACGATCCGATCGACATTCCGCGCATGGTTGCCCGGCTGATCAACGAAGATCTCGATCTGGTCGCCGGCTGGCGCCAGAACCGTCAGGACGGCCTGTTTCTGCGCAAGATTCCGTCGAAGATCGCCAACAAGCTGATCGCCCGGATGACCGGCGTCCATCTGCGCGACTACGGCTGCAGCCTCAAGGCTTTCCGCGGCAGCGTGATCAAGAGCGTGCGCCTGTACGGCGAAATGCACCGTTTCATTCCGGCCTGGCTGGCTACGGTGACGACGCCGCGCCGCATCGCCCAAGAGCCGACGACGCACCATGCGCGCACGGCCGGCGTTTCGAAGTACGGCATTTCGCGCACCTTCCGGGTCATTCTCGATTTGATCGCGGTGTATTTCTTCATGCGCTTCCGCGCTCGTCCCGGCCACTTTTTCGGCGGCATCGGCCTCGGTCTGACTGCCCTGTCCGGTCTGATCATGACCTGGCTGGCCTGGGTCAAATTCGGCCTCGGTGAAAACATCGGCGGCCGTCCGCTGCTCATCGTCGGCATCGGCATGCTGATTGCCGGGATCCACTTCATCACGACCGGCGTGCTGTCTGAACTTATGGCTCGCATCTACTTCGAGTCTGGCACTATCCGCTCCTACTCGGCGCGTCCGGAACGCGATCTGGCGGCTGACGAAGGCTGGCACAAGTCGGCGTGA
- a CDS encoding glycosyltransferase family 39 protein, whose protein sequence is MKWLFGLTAVLLAWRFWLLPNLGISLYVDEAQYWTWAQHLDWGYFSKPPGVAALIWLSTALFGDGLVGVKALSMLCYPLAAAACWAIARRLYDERVAFWSAVAVLTLPIFSWLGLFVSTDALLTLFWALALWAFLRALDSDSWGDWLLLGLVCGLGLLSKYTMAAWLGAAFLFLLAFHRPRLASAKPWLAVGLALLILSPNIIWNFTHDFPTLKHTADITLNRQSGGGLASLGEFWAAQWIAFGPVLGSVFVLLLVRVRESWRDDRTRLLLWFALPLWIVVSAQAMKSSANANWAAPAFAPAVIAAVAWLLQREKKKLLIAGLAVNLLIVGLVYHWPQVIATVNPEKQAKLNPFKRAMGWDELGRQLKPILQAHPDSVLVADNRTLLAHMLYELRDLKPLAASWNPSGIASDHYKLTTDLRPYVGKDAILITDTAPGADFAPRFASIEKLATLKAPLDATTSRDMDVYLLHDFKGY, encoded by the coding sequence GTGAAATGGCTGTTTGGCCTGACGGCCGTCCTGCTCGCCTGGCGCTTCTGGCTGCTGCCCAATCTGGGCATCTCGCTCTACGTCGACGAGGCGCAATACTGGACCTGGGCACAGCACCTCGATTGGGGCTATTTCTCCAAGCCGCCCGGCGTCGCGGCACTGATCTGGCTGTCTACCGCGCTGTTCGGCGACGGGCTGGTCGGCGTCAAGGCGCTGTCCATGCTCTGTTATCCGCTCGCCGCTGCTGCCTGCTGGGCGATTGCCCGGCGGCTCTACGACGAGCGTGTCGCTTTCTGGTCGGCCGTTGCAGTTTTAACGCTGCCGATTTTTTCCTGGCTCGGCCTCTTTGTTTCCACCGATGCACTGCTTACGCTGTTCTGGGCGCTGGCGCTGTGGGCTTTCCTGCGCGCTCTGGACAGCGATTCGTGGGGCGACTGGCTGCTGCTCGGCTTGGTCTGCGGCCTCGGCCTGCTCTCCAAATACACGATGGCTGCGTGGCTCGGCGCGGCCTTCCTTTTCCTGCTGGCCTTTCATCGGCCACGACTGGCCTCGGCCAAACCCTGGCTGGCGGTCGGGCTGGCGCTGTTGATCCTGTCGCCGAACATCATCTGGAATTTCACTCACGACTTCCCGACGCTCAAGCACACCGCCGACATCACGCTGAACCGTCAATCCGGCGGCGGGCTGGCCTCGCTCGGCGAATTTTGGGCGGCTCAGTGGATCGCCTTCGGCCCGGTACTCGGCAGCGTTTTCGTGCTGCTCCTCGTCCGTGTTCGCGAAAGCTGGCGCGACGACCGGACCCGGCTCCTGCTGTGGTTTGCGCTGCCGCTGTGGATCGTCGTCTCGGCGCAGGCCATGAAGAGCAGCGCCAACGCCAACTGGGCGGCGCCCGCTTTTGCGCCGGCCGTGATCGCCGCCGTGGCCTGGCTGCTGCAGCGCGAGAAGAAAAAACTGCTGATTGCTGGCTTGGCCGTCAACTTGTTGATCGTCGGACTGGTTTATCACTGGCCGCAGGTGATTGCCACGGTCAACCCGGAAAAACAGGCAAAATTGAACCCGTTCAAGCGCGCCATGGGCTGGGACGAACTGGGCCGGCAACTGAAACCGATTCTGCAGGCTCACCCGGACAGCGTACTCGTAGCCGACAACCGCACCTTGCTCGCCCACATGCTGTACGAGCTGCGCGACCTCAAGCCACTCGCCGCCAGCTGGAACCCTTCCGGCATCGCCAGCGACCATTACAAGCTGACGACCGATCTGCGCCCCTACGTCGGCAAGGATGCGATCCTGATCACCGACACGGCGCCGGGCGCCGACTTCGCCCCCCGCTTCGCCAGCATCGAAAAGTTAGCCACGCTGAAAGCGCCGCTCGACGCCACGACCAGCCGCGACATGGATGTTTACCTGCTGCATGACTTCAAGGGTTACTGA